In Kogia breviceps isolate mKogBre1 chromosome 9, mKogBre1 haplotype 1, whole genome shotgun sequence, a single window of DNA contains:
- the TAS2R16 gene encoding LOW QUALITY PROTEIN: taste receptor type 2 member 16 (The sequence of the model RefSeq protein was modified relative to this genomic sequence to represent the inferred CDS: inserted 6 bases in 5 codons; substituted 1 base at 1 genomic stop codon) — MITIQPSVFFMIIYMLTFLTITVQSSLTAVVLGTEWVRFQRLSPVQMTLPGXGVCCFCQLCSSTLYNXCSHFLPNYEFCYFRIVWEFTNXLSFWLTSTLAVLYCVKVSSFSHPIFXWLKWRIVRLAPRLLLGSLLISCVSIVFAAVGHYSKIQLISMRHFPRNSTMTERQDIPVGFFHVPASGCVDYSFPPVPASTRLLMALLFQHLRQMKDHHTSHXSSLEAHSTALRSLAVFLIFFTSYFLTLLISIWGVLFNKGSWFXAWEAIVCALVSIHLTSLMLSRPKLKRVLKVRCWGLEAA; from the exons ATGATAACCATCCAACCCTCTGTCTTCTTCATGATCATCTATATGCTCACGTTCCTGACAATAACTGTGCAGAGCAGCTTAACTGCTGTAGTGCTGGGCACAGAGTGGGTGAGGTTCCAAAGGCTGTCACCCGTGCAAATGACCCTCCCTG CTGGCGTCTGCTGCTTCTGCCAACTGTGCTCATCGACGCTGTACA TTTGCTCCCACTTCCTCCCTAATTACGAATTCTGCTACTTCAGGATCGTCTGGGAATTTACTA TTCTTTCATTCTGGTTGACCAGCACGCTTGCTGTCCTCTACTGTGTCAAAGTCTCCTCCTTCAGCCACCCCATCTT TTGGCTGAAGTGGAGAATTGTGAGGTTGGCTCCTCGGCTGTTGCTGGGTTCTCTGCTGATTTCCTGTGTGTCTATCGTCTTTGCAGCTGTTGGGCATTACAGCAAGATTCAACTGATCTCCATGAGGCACTTCCCTAGAAACAGCACCATGACTGAGAGACAAGATATTCCTGTGGGATTTTTCCATGTGCCAGCCAGTGGTTGTGTTGATTATTCCTTTCCTCCTGTTCCTGCTTCCACCCGCTTGCTCATGGCCTTATTATTCCAACACCTGAGGCAGATGAAAGATCATCACACCAGCC CCTCCAGCCTGGAAGCTCACTCTACTGCCCTGAGGTCCCTTGCCGTCTTCCTCATTTTCTTCACCTCTTATTTTCTGACCCTACTAATCTCCATCTGGGGTGTCCTTTTTAATAAGGGGTCCTGGTTCTGAGCCTGGGAAGCTATCGTCTGTGCTCTAGTCTCTATTCATTTGACTTCACTGATGCTGAGCAGACCTAAACTGAAAAGGGTTTTAAAGGTAAGGTGCTGGGGCCTAGAGGCTGCCTGA